The following coding sequences are from one Capsicum annuum cultivar UCD-10X-F1 chromosome 3, UCD10Xv1.1, whole genome shotgun sequence window:
- the LOC124896632 gene encoding uncharacterized protein LOC124896632, producing the protein MAQHANRSCSVRENQPKNLLTDEVPSFSLGLTQDEVFNLGSTNVFSNKGVTIEELRSKHRKDSEKIVEIMKRKGLTKTSSPTKFQKSMKRKNSDEKGECSKIANPVASDSESKQEKVEEVIRDQIFIVQVLPKFAPHIGCHMVNDIEDHIKTMLTKSQYKMFCTKSIFDFFMKKKDCVVQAQLGRCIMSLETRESSTSAIVIQSKGTILHFTIREFALVTGLNCATNKDEFVFDEKRPNRIIDQYFDGESFVQKKDLYAAVSDKIWGNDNDEDALKFANLYFIHAFLLSPVDTVAIPRLHFDLVESGRYSDYPWGSVAFEELARSLHKKLKPKGKFYMLLGIPLAIQIWLYECCSNVPRNVASKVVSQIPRILNWKTNSPHPRYETLKESMFDDTNDKPTRKEISAFHISKKLVPGSASHNEDDIDSDNDFQDPPQRQNQFSTKKKYHGDFSTSPIKKKMKPHPKGVDELTSKRTPPPRAANMPFVRTPIHKPIQTKVTLRGNRKDINRPDSKKSILVRLPALSSFSSEDEDGVVSKKVFDKFCEKVWQEFNDIRGLVSSRFDQMMDAINENKKQAKGSEFDQPPADENVKSTSPHQATTKIVHEFNKNPEVSLEKTDIDVHEAKDVCVAPITKSVDESIGEAQISESQLTFSDDVLRSIDLDSITKSNVEVEDEFKNTLPDKLLPSLNAYVNLEGSIIVHPSANQAQQTPMHVSRIRRPSRYNESPFTMKFGSAYVVFLEQQNTSVAVFRHDLTFVSAEQQRRTLFEGKGKIPVINFEILSVEDKNWFYVMGTPSQTWSDEQIDVCLYYLRKKSKYDPNISYKFSTVDCNFMNIVRTVFDVYKLDDATLNAGGKKYHLNEYVSGFRMHATVSWYTVDHMFIPVHVKAKHHWVLAVISFNHRCIYVYDSLSAAGHDATVLTEIEKLAKVIPICLIECKFYENKGIDIDNHPNYKLNDKMDPFGISIVENDCGLYMVTYVECLTFGEAVPCIDFDPDLIHIRYASLLWDYGTGKANAKAQSDDEAPMRPLRITELTEGTEVVDI; encoded by the exons ATGGCTCAACATGCAAATCGAAGTTGTTCAGTTAGAGAAAATCAACCGAAGAATTTACTTACCGATGAAGTACCATCGTTTAGTCTTGGTTTAACACAAGACGAAGTTTTTAATTTGGGTTCTACTAATGTTTTCTCTAATAAAGGTGTTACCATTGAAGAGTTGAGATCTAAGCACCGTAAAGATTCCGAAAAGATTGTGGAAATAATGAAAAGGAAAGGATTGACAAAAACTTCATCtcccacaaaatttcaaaaatcaatgaaaagaaaaaattcagaTGAAAAAGGAGAATGTAGTAAAATTGCAAATCCCGTTGCATCAGATTCTGAATCTAAACAAGAGAAAGTGGAGGAG gtCATTCGTGATCAAATATTCATAGTCCAGGTATTGCCCAAATTTGCTCCTCATATAGGATGTCATATGGTCAATGACATTGAAGATCATATTAAGACAATGTTGACGAAGAGTCAGTACAAGATGTTTTGTACTAAAAGTATATTTGATTTcttcatgaagaagaaagattgtgTAGTCCAAGCCCAGTTAGGGAGATGCATTATGTCACTTGAAACTAGGGAAAGTTCTACAAGTGCCATAGTCATTCAATCAAAGGGCACAATTCTTCATTTCACTATTAGAGAGTTTGCTTTGGTGACTGGTTTGAATTGTGCTacaaataaggatgaatttgtgTTTGACGAGAAGCGCCCAAATAGAATtattgatcaatattttgatgGTGAGAGTTTTGTACAGAAAAAAGATTTATATGCTGCTGTTTCTGACAAAATTTGGGGGAATGATAATGATGAAGATGCGTTAAAATTTgccaatttatattttattcacgCATTCTTACTATCGCCAGTTGATACCGTAGCTATTCCACGCCTCCACTTTGATTTGGTTGAGAGTGGTCGCTACAGTGATTATCCGTGGGGATCGGTTGCATTTGAAGAATTAGCTAGAAGTTTGCATAAAAAGTTGAAGCCGAAAGGAAAGTTCTATATGCTTCTTGGAATACCACTGGCCATTCAAATTTGGTTGTACGAGTGTTGTTCAAACGTGCCTCGTAATGTTGCTTCCAAGGTGGTTTCTCAAATCCCTCGTATTTTGAATTGGAAGACAAATTCTCCTCATCCAAGATATGAAACTCTTAAGGAAAGTATGTTTGATGATACAAATGACAAG CCAACAAGAAAGGAGATTTCAGCTTTTCATATATCGAAGAAGCTTGTTCCTGGATCTGCTAGTCATAATGAAGATGACATTGATTCGGATAATGATTTTCAGGATCCTCCACAAAGACAAAATCAGTTtagcacaaaaaaaaaatatcatggcGATTTCTCAACTTCacctataaagaaaaaaatgaagccaCATCCTAAAGGTGTAGATGAGCTGACATCAAAACGGACCCCTCCACCCCGTGCTGCAAATATGCCTTTTGTCAGGACTCCAATTCACAAGCCAATTCAAACAAAAGTTACGCTACGTGGAAATAGGAAGGACATAAACCGGCCTGACAGTAAAAAATCTATTCTGGTTCGGTTACCTGCTCTATCTTCGTTTAGTTCTGAAGATGAAGACGGTGTTGTCTCGAAGAAAGTCTTTGATAAGTTTTGTGAAAAG GTATGGCAAGAGTTTAATGATATCCGTGGCCTAGTGTCTTCCAGGTTTGATCAGATGATGGATGCAATCAATGAAAATAAg AAACAAGCAAAAGGCAGCGAATTTGATCAGCCACCAGCGGATGAAAATGTTAAGAGTACATCACCCCATCAAGCGACTACAAAAATTGTTCATGAGTTTAATAAGAATCCTGAAGTCTCATTG gaaaaaactgATATAGATGTTCATGAAGCAAAAGATGTTTGTGTCGCTCCG ATCACAAAATCAGTTGACGAAAGTATTGGTGAAGCACAAATATCAGAATCTCAACTCACATTTTCAGATGACGTCCTTAGAAGCATTGATCTTGACTCCATAACAAAATCCAatgttgaagttgaagatgaGTTCAAG AATACTCTTCCGGATAAGCTTCTTCCCAGTCTTAATGCGTATGTTAATCTTGAAGGAAGTATAATTGTACATCCATCAGCAAATCAAGCACAACAAACGCCAATGCATGTTTCAAGGATTAGGCGACCATCTAGATACAATGAGTCACCATTCACAATGAAATTTGGTTCAGCATATG TTGTATTTTTGGAACAACA AAATACATCTGTTGCAGTTTTCAGACATGATTTGACTTTTGTTTCAGCA GAACAGCAAAGAAGAACATTATTTGAAGGAAAAGGCAAAATACCAGTTatcaactttgaaattttatcTGTTGAAGACAAGAATTGGTTCTACGTTATGGGTACTCCTAGCCAGACGTGGTCAGATGAG CAAATTGATGTATGCTTGTACTATCTGCGAAAAAAGTCCAAGTATGATCCCAATATCTCATATAAGTTCAGCACTGTAGACTGCAATTTCATGAACATTGTTAGAACTGTTTTTGATGTGTATAAATTGGATGATGCAACTCTTAATGCTGGTGGAAAGAAATATCATCTAAATGAGTATGTAAGTGGATTCCGCATGCATGCTACAGTGTCATGGTATACGGTTGATCATATGTTCATTCCTGTTCACGTAAAGGCAAAACATCATTGGGTTCTTGCAGTTATATCTTTCAATCATAGGTGTATATACGTATATGATTCTTTGTCAGCTGCTGGTCATGATGCGACAGTGCTTACTGAAATTGAAAAGTTAGCTAAGGTtatacctatatgtctcattgaaTGTAAATTCTACGAGAATAAGGGTATTGACATCGACAATCATCCTAATTACAAATTGAATGATAAGATGGATCCATTTGGTATTTCAATTGTGGAGAAT GATTGTGGTTTGTATATGGTTACATATGTTGAGTGTCTTACTTTTGGTGAAGCTGTTCCATGTATTGACTTTGACCCAGATTTAATTCACATAAGATACGCTTCACTGTTGTGGGATTATGGTACTGGGAAAGCAAACGCaaaggcacaaagtgatgatgaagcaccaatgaggcctcTTCGGATCACTGAATTAACAGAAGGCACTGAAGTGGTTGatatttga